In Streptomyces sannanensis, the DNA window CGGTCGAGCTGTACGCCGCCACTCGCGGCATCGAGCTGCGCAAGAACATGACCCCGGCCCCGGCCACCCAGGCCGTGCTGGAGGCCGTGCGCGCCGCGGGCGTGGAGGGCCCGGGCCCGGACCGGTTCCTGGCGCCGGACCTGGCCGCCGCGGACGCGTTCGTGCGTGAGGGCAGGCTCGTCGAAGCCGTGGAGCCGGTGACCGGACCGCTCGCCTGACGACCGTCGGCGTCATACGCGAGGGCCGCTCCGGTGCGTACCGGGGCGGCCCTCACGGCATGTCAGACCGTGATGTGCGTACGGCGCGTGGAGTAGGCGACGAACGCGGCACCGATGGCCAGGAAGGCCGTGCCGCCGACCACGTACGGGGTGGTGTCCACGCTGCCGGTGTCGGCGAGGGAGAGGTTCTCCGTGGTGGCGGCGGGGGCGGACTGCTGCCGGGCGGCCGTGGGCGCGGTGGTTCCGGTGGTGGTGTCGTGCTCGGCTGTGGCGTTCGCCGATGGGACGAACCACAGGGCGCACAGCAGCGTTCCCGCGGCGGTGGCGGTCAGCAGCGATCGGCGAGCAGCGGACACTGGGATCGAATCCCCCTTGTGGCAGAACCGAATTGGCCGGGTAGCCCGATGCTAATGAAAGGTGCGGGTCGCAGGAAAGTCGCGGGGGTTCGGAGGGCCTACGCTCCGACGCATGAGCACTTCTGAGAACGCGCGATACGTAAGACTTCGGGTGGATCTGATGCTGGAGATCACCGACAAGGGCGCGTTGACCGGCGCGGCCCTGGAGCGCATCGCCGAGGACGAGCTGATCCCCGAGGAGGAGCGGACACACGCCGCCGCCTCCGTGCGGGAGGACGAGGCGGAGGCGCTGGCCTATCTCGTGGACCCGTTCGAGCTGGTGAGCGAGGTGCCGGGGGTGGAGCTGGTGACGGCGTCGTGGAGCAGCGAGCAGGCCGAATACGACCCCGATGCCGAGGAGTGGGACCTCGACGAGGAAGATGGGGGAGAAGGGGACGGATATCCCGGAGACGGCTGGCGGCCGTAGAGCGAGACGGCTTCAGGGCGCGATCCGAGGCCCCGGGCCCGCGGTGTGCCCGGGGCCACGCCATGGGTCCGTGACGGAAACGGAATCGATCTGTCACCCGGAGCCGCAACCGGCGCCGCCACAGTGGCGTCGGACGAGTGGTGTGCCCCACATCCTTCCGGGATGCGGAACGGACCGATGTGTCCGGGTGTTGGTAAGTGCGTTGGCAGGATCGGCGACGATGGAGAAGCGTGTGATGACGGACAGCAAGCGGCGCAGGGCTCTGATAGCCGCGTCCGCAGTGCTCAGTGGCGTACTGGTGCTGTCGGCCTGCAATGACAGCGACGGAGCGGACAAGGGCACGAGCAGTGCCGGAAACTCGAAGGCATCGCAGGGGCAGGTCGATGCGGCAGCCGCCAAGGATGCCTCGGAAGCACGTATAGCCATCACGCCCAAGAACGGCACCACCGACGCCGGCATCAACAAGGACGCCAAGGTCACCGTCAGTGGCGGCAAGCTCACCAAGGTCGCCATGACCACCACCGAGGGCACCGAGGTCCCGGGCACCCTCGCCGCGGACGGCTCGAGCTGGACGCCGGACGGGCAGCTCAAGCGCTCCACCACGTACAAGATCATGGCCACCGCGCAGGACGCCAAGGGCCGCGAGGCGCACGAGAACGCCACCTTCAGCACGGTCTCCCCGGCCAACAGCTTCATCGGCAACTTCACGCCCGAGGACGGCTCCACCGTCGGCGTCGGCATGCCGGTGTCCATCAACTTCGACAAGGCGATCACCAACCAGCGGGCCGTCCGTGAGGCGATCACGGTCACGTCCAGCAGCGGCCAGGAGGTCGTCGGCCACTGGTTCAGCCCGACCCGGCTGGACTTCCGCCCCGAGCAGTACTGGCAGCCCGGCTCGACCGTCACCATGAAGCTGGCGCTGGACGGCGTCGAGGGCGGCCCGGGCATCACCGGTGTCCAGGACAAGACCGTCACCTTCAAGATCGGCCGCAATCAGGTCAGCGTCGTCGACGCCAAGACCAAGACCATGACGGTCACCCGGGACGGCAAGACGGTCAAGACCATCCCGATCTCCGCCGGTTCGCCCGAGAACCCGACCTACAACGGCCAGATGGTGATCTCCGAGAAGTTCAAGGAGACCCGGATGGACGGCTCGACCGTCGGCTTCACCAAGTCCGACGGCAAGGGCGAGTACGACATCAAGGACGTGCCGCACGCCATGCGGCTGTCCACCTCCGGCACCTTCATCCACGGCAACTACTGGGGTGCCGACTCGATCTTCGGCAACGCCAACACCAGCCACGGCTGTGTGGGCCTGAACGACGCCAAGGGCGCCAACGACCCCAACCAGCCGGGCGCCTGGTTCTACGACAACTCGATGATCGGTGACGTGGTCGTCGTCCAGAACTCCCCGGACAAGACCATCAAGCCCGACAACGGCCTCAATGGCTGGAACATGAGCTGGGCCGACTGGACGGCCGGAGCCACGGCCTGATCCGAAGTCCCGTCGCAAGGCGGTGTCCCCCGGCCGGGGGACACCGCCTTCGTCATGTCACACGGGCCGAGGCGGAGTGGACACTGAGCCGCAGCGTCACCGTTGGGCGTCACTGCTCATGGACGCCGCCGACGAGACGGGCCTGCCCGGCGACCCGGAGTTCCGCTCGGCGTTCGCCAGGTACATCGAGCGGGGGACACGCATCCCACCGGCCAACTCCCAGCCGGAGGCGCGGCTTTTGCGCCGCGCGCCGGTCCCGCGCTGGGGGCGCCGCCGTACCGTGAAAGACCAAATCCCTTCGCCGGACGATCATTTGTCCTCTGTCGAGGCAACTCTTCGCCCCTCTCGTGACTCTCTACAGCTGGGACCACACGGTCACTCCTGTTGAACAGCCTTTATAAGGGGGGAAGTTGCGCAGCAGACGCAGCAGAGCGGGGGCCGCCGCCATCACCACCGTGATGGCGCTGGCACTCGCCACGGGGGGATCGACTCCCGCACTGGCCGCCGCGACCACGGCGGACCACGGCACGGCGAAGAGCGCCGAGAAGCACTGGATCACGCTGATCACCGGCGACCGGGTGGCGGTCGGCGACGGAGGCCGGGTCGAGGTCAGGCGCGGCAAGGGGCGCGAGGGCATACCCGTACGGGTGCGGAAGGCCGACGGCCACACCCTGGTCGTACCGCTCGACGCGCAGCGGCTCCTGGACACCGGCCGCCTCGACCGGCGGCTGTTCGACATCACCGAGCTCGGCAAGGCCGAGTACCGCACCCGGGACCACGCCGCACTGCGGCTGATCGTCGGCTACAAGGGTGCCGCCCCCGCCGCCAGGGACCAGGTCCGGGACGCCGGAGGCACCCAGGTCGGCCGCACCTTCCGGCAGATGAACGCGGAGGCCGTCAGCACGCCCGAGCAGGATGCGGCGAAGGTCTGGGAGGCGCTCACCGTCGAGCAGCACAACGGGCCCGCGCAGCGCACCACGGCCCCCGGCATCGACAAGGTCTGGCTCGACGGCATCCGCAGGGCCAGCCTCGACAAGAGCGTCGCGCAGATCGGCGCCCCCAAGGCCTGGGCAGCCGGATTCGACGGCAAGGGCGTCAAGATCGCCGTCCTGGACACCGGGGTCGACCAGACCCATCCGGACCTGGCCGGGCAGCAGCTGGCCGAGAAGAACTTCTCCGCCGCGAGCGACACCAAGGACCGGTTCGGCCACGGCACCCATGTGGCGTCCATCGCCGTGGGTACGGGCGCCAAGTCGGGCGGCAAGTACAAGGGCGTCGCCCCCGGCGCCCGGATCCTCGACGGCAAGGTCCTCGACGACCAGGGGTTCGGCGACGACTCCAACGTCCTCGCCGGTATGGAGTGGGCCGCCGCGCAGGGCGCCGATGTGGTCAACCTCAGCCTCGGCGGCCCCGACGCGCCGGAGACCGACCCGCTGGAGCAGGCCGTCGACCGGCTCTCGGCCGAGAAGGGCATCCTGTTCGTCATCGCGGCGGGCAACGAGGGTCCCGACGCGGGCACCGTGGGCTCTCCGGGTAGCGCGGACGCCGCCCTCACCATCGGCGCCGTCGACGACAGCAACGCACTCGCGCCCTTCTCCAGCCGCGGCCCGCGCGCCGCCGGCGGCGCGGTCAAGCCCGATGTCACCGCGCCCGGCGTGGACATCACCGCGGCCTCCGCACCCGGCAGCCTGATCGCACGCGAGGTCGGTGAGCGGCCGGCCGGCTATGTCACCATCTCCGGCACATCCATGGCGACCCCGCATGCGGCGGGTGCCGCCGCGCTGCTCAAGCAGCAGCACCCCGACTGGAAGGGCGACCGGCTCAAGAGTGTCCTGGCGGCCTCCACCACGCCCGGCGGATACTCGGCGTTCAACCAGGGCACCGGCCGGATCGACGTGCCCCGGGCGATGAAGCAGTCCGTGATCGCGGAACCGGTGTCGGTCGGCTTCGACCGCCAGCAGTGGCCGCACACCGACGACCGGCCCACGACCAAGAAGGTCACCTACCGCAACCTCGGCACCGCGCCCGTCACCCTCGACCTGTCGGTCAGCGGCGCCTTCGGCCCCGACGGCAAGCCGGCCCCGGCCGGCTTCTTCACCGTCGGCACCCCGAAGGTGACCGTCCCCGCGGGCGGCACGGCCGACGCGGAACTCACCGCCGACACCCGCCTCGGCGGCAGCGTCGACGGCAATTACAGTGCCACCCTGGTGGCCGTCGGCGGCGGCCAGACGGTGCGGACCACCGCGGCCGTGGAGCGCGAGATCGAGGCGTACAACCTCACCGTCAAGCACCTCGGCAGGGACGGCAGGCCCACCAGGCTCTACGAGTCGATGCTCCAGGGCCTCAGCGGGCTCGGCCAGGGCAGCACGTACTCCGGGCACGACGACAGCGGCACCTACACCATCCGTGTGCCCAGGGGCGGTTACGTCCTCGAAGCCGCCGTCCTCGCCGACGAGCGGGACGTCACCAAGGGCCTCGACTACATCACCCAGCCCGAGCTCGCCGTCACCAAGGACACCACGGTGACGGTGGACGCCCGCACCACCAAGCCGGTCGACATCACGGTGCCCGACAGCCGGGCCAAGAGCCAGTTCGCCACGATCTCGTTCGACATGTCGGCCGGCGACTACGGATACTCGTCCATCCTGCTGCTCGACTCCTTCAAGGGCTTCCGCACGGCGCACCTCGGGCCGGAGCTCCCGGCCCGCGGGGTGTTCCAGCAGTTCAGCGCCGGCTGGACCAAGGGCGCGGCCGACTACCACCTGGCCTACGGCGGCATCGGCTCCAAGTTGGCCACCGGCTTCACCCGGCACGCCAAGCAGAGCGACTTCGCCACGTTGACGACCCGGCTCGGTGCCTCGGTGAAGGACAGGTCGGGCAGCCTCACTGTCTTCCCGATGGTCGACGGCGGCACCGGCAGCTTCACGCTGAGCTCCGGCTACAAGCTGCCCACGACCAGGACGCTGTATCTGAACGCCGCAGGCGTCAAGTGGTACAAGGAGTTCGATCAGTACCGCAGCACGGCTGCCGAGCCGGTGTACGAGGCGGGCTACTACTCCCCCGCCACCAGGTACAAGGCCGGCAAGAGCTACCAGCAGTCCTTCAACATCGGTGTCTTCGGGCCGAGGGTCGGCGGCGATCTGGGCGGCGTCTACCGGGTCCGGGACACCATCTCCGGCTGTGTCTCGGTCTTCGCCGACGGCGCCGGACACGACGGCGGCTCGCGCATCGACACGGCGACCACGACGCTGTACCGCAACGGCGTCAAGGTCGGCTCGAACAAGGACCCGCTCTCCTGCGGTGAGGGCTTCAAGGTCCCCTCGGGCAAGGCCGATTACCGGATGACGGCCACGGTGACCCGCAGCAAGGTCGCCTCGGTGTCCACCAAGGTGAGCATCAGCTGGACCTTCTCCTCGAAGCGGACCTCCGCCGAGACCAGGCTTCCGGTCTCCGTGGTCCGGTTCACCCCGTCCCTTGGCATCGACAGCACCGCGAAGGCGGGCGCGACCGTCAAGGTGCCGGTGAAGGTGGAGGGAGCGGCGGCCGGCCGCAACCTCAAGTCGCTCACGGTGTATGTGAGTTACGACGACGGCCGGACCTGGAAGAAGGCGCCCGTCACACGCGGCAGCGTGACCGTCGTCAACCCCAAGGCGGGCAAGGGGATTTCCTTCAAGGCGAAGGTGACCGACAGGCAGGGCAACACCCTGACGCAGTCGGTCCACAACGCCTACCTGGGCAAGTGACCGGGTAGCGCCGGCAGTCCCGGTGGTCCCGGTGGTCCCGGCAGCCTTCGGGCTGCCGGGACCACCGCGTTCTCGGCACTACCCGCGCGGTGATCGACGGTCCGGTCCCACCTCGGAAGGAACGTGCACAACCCACCGAGGAGGAAGCGATGACCTGCGCCGTTGCCCGTCTGCGTCCCGCCGGGATCGACGAGGAGGTTCTCTCCTGCATGGAGCGGTTCCAGTGCCCCTCCCGGCAAAGTTCGCCCGGTCGCGACGCTCCCCCAGCTGCCTCCCCCAGCTACCCCCAGGGGTGCCCCCAGGGTGCCCGCAGGCACGCACGCTCGCTGCGTCGGCCGAAAGCCCAGGGAGCACTGCTACGAGGGCCTTCGGCCGCCTTGCGATCGCACGCACCGGACGCCGCTCCTCGACGGTCAGACGGCGCCGGTCGCGGCACCGTCCACGCTGGATCCCTTCTCGGGTCGCTTCCCGGTGCACGGTGCGACCGTGGAGGTCAGGCAGGGGGAGTGGCCGGGCGCGCTGGTGATCGTCGCCTTCCCCGGAATCGAGGAGGCCCGCGCCTGGTACGACTCGCCCGCCTGCCAGGAGATCCTGCCGCTGCGCACCGACCGCATCCAGGGAGACATCGTCCTCGTCGACGGTCTCACCCCCCACTACGACGACGCGGCCTCCACCGCGACCCGGCTCAGGGAAGCCGGCCGGTGAAGTACGGCGCGTCCAGGCGGTACTCGCCGGCCCCGGGGGCCGTCAGCCGGACGAACTCGCCGTCGCGGCCGACGGACGCCCCGCCGTCCGCCCGCAGCCACGGCGAATAGGCGATCCGTACCGTCACCGAACCGGGCCGGTCCAGGCGGATCCGCAGGGACGCCTGGTCGGCGGCGACCACCCGCGCGGGGCGGTCCACCAGCGGGACGGCGTCGCGCACCCGGAGGACCGTCCAGTGGGCGTCCCGCCAGACCGGCTCCAGCCACTCCGGCCGGCTCCGCACGATCGCGGCCTCGCCCTCCGCGGGCCCGTCCGGTCTGCCGTCGTGCAGGACGACATAGCCCACGGCCCAGCGGTCCAGCCAGGCCCGGTAGGTGTCCGGGGTGAGGGTGCCGTCGTAGAAGAGACGGCCGCGCTCCACATCAAGCTGGCGGTTCCAGCCGCGCGCCATGTGGACGTACGGGGCGAGGACGGAAGCCTCCCTGTGGTTTCGGGCGGGCACC includes these proteins:
- a CDS encoding L,D-transpeptidase, with translation MEKRVMTDSKRRRALIAASAVLSGVLVLSACNDSDGADKGTSSAGNSKASQGQVDAAAAKDASEARIAITPKNGTTDAGINKDAKVTVSGGKLTKVAMTTTEGTEVPGTLAADGSSWTPDGQLKRSTTYKIMATAQDAKGREAHENATFSTVSPANSFIGNFTPEDGSTVGVGMPVSINFDKAITNQRAVREAITVTSSSGQEVVGHWFSPTRLDFRPEQYWQPGSTVTMKLALDGVEGGPGITGVQDKTVTFKIGRNQVSVVDAKTKTMTVTRDGKTVKTIPISAGSPENPTYNGQMVISEKFKETRMDGSTVGFTKSDGKGEYDIKDVPHAMRLSTSGTFIHGNYWGADSIFGNANTSHGCVGLNDAKGANDPNQPGAWFYDNSMIGDVVVVQNSPDKTIKPDNGLNGWNMSWADWTAGATA
- a CDS encoding S8 family serine peptidase, with the translated sequence MALALATGGSTPALAAATTADHGTAKSAEKHWITLITGDRVAVGDGGRVEVRRGKGREGIPVRVRKADGHTLVVPLDAQRLLDTGRLDRRLFDITELGKAEYRTRDHAALRLIVGYKGAAPAARDQVRDAGGTQVGRTFRQMNAEAVSTPEQDAAKVWEALTVEQHNGPAQRTTAPGIDKVWLDGIRRASLDKSVAQIGAPKAWAAGFDGKGVKIAVLDTGVDQTHPDLAGQQLAEKNFSAASDTKDRFGHGTHVASIAVGTGAKSGGKYKGVAPGARILDGKVLDDQGFGDDSNVLAGMEWAAAQGADVVNLSLGGPDAPETDPLEQAVDRLSAEKGILFVIAAGNEGPDAGTVGSPGSADAALTIGAVDDSNALAPFSSRGPRAAGGAVKPDVTAPGVDITAASAPGSLIAREVGERPAGYVTISGTSMATPHAAGAAALLKQQHPDWKGDRLKSVLAASTTPGGYSAFNQGTGRIDVPRAMKQSVIAEPVSVGFDRQQWPHTDDRPTTKKVTYRNLGTAPVTLDLSVSGAFGPDGKPAPAGFFTVGTPKVTVPAGGTADAELTADTRLGGSVDGNYSATLVAVGGGQTVRTTAAVEREIEAYNLTVKHLGRDGRPTRLYESMLQGLSGLGQGSTYSGHDDSGTYTIRVPRGGYVLEAAVLADERDVTKGLDYITQPELAVTKDTTVTVDARTTKPVDITVPDSRAKSQFATISFDMSAGDYGYSSILLLDSFKGFRTAHLGPELPARGVFQQFSAGWTKGAADYHLAYGGIGSKLATGFTRHAKQSDFATLTTRLGASVKDRSGSLTVFPMVDGGTGSFTLSSGYKLPTTRTLYLNAAGVKWYKEFDQYRSTAAEPVYEAGYYSPATRYKAGKSYQQSFNIGVFGPRVGGDLGGVYRVRDTISGCVSVFADGAGHDGGSRIDTATTTLYRNGVKVGSNKDPLSCGEGFKVPSGKADYRMTATVTRSKVASVSTKVSISWTFSSKRTSAETRLPVSVVRFTPSLGIDSTAKAGATVKVPVKVEGAAAGRNLKSLTVYVSYDDGRTWKKAPVTRGSVTVVNPKAGKGISFKAKVTDRQGNTLTQSVHNAYLGK
- a CDS encoding DUF1330 domain-containing protein; translated protein: MPAGTHARCVGRKPREHCYEGLRPPCDRTHRTPLLDGQTAPVAAPSTLDPFSGRFPVHGATVEVRQGEWPGALVIVAFPGIEEARAWYDSPACQEILPLRTDRIQGDIVLVDGLTPHYDDAASTATRLREAGR